Below is a genomic region from Flavobacteriales bacterium.
CGCTCAATTGAAAACATCCCATAAGGTCATGCTACTCTCAGGGGACAATGAAGGGGAGTCATCCTTATTCAAGGGGATATTCCGTGCTGAGGAGATGTATTTCAATATGTCACCTGAGGATAAGATGAGGATCATCGAGGACCTGCAGAGCAAGGTTCAGCGAGTGATGATGATAGGTGATGGACTCAACGATGCAGGTGCGCTCAAGGCCAGTGATGTAGGTGTGGCTATCGCGGATGATGTGGACCTCTTTGTACCCAGCTGCGATGTCATCCTCCAGTCTGCCCGATTGGCCGATCTGTGCGCTTTCTTCCAAGCCGTAAAGCGGTCTTATCGCGTAGTACGGTGGAGCATGTTGTTCTCCATCTGCTATAATCTGATAGGGATCGGTATCGCTGTACAGGGATTGCTCACGCCACTCATAGCAGCCATCTTGATGCCTCTGAGTTCGGTCACGATCGTGCTCTTCGCCACTTTAGGCACGCAATGGTCTTTCAAGAGGACCCGCTTTCCAATGCACCAAGTAGAGCAGCAGAATCTACACCGGAAAGGCTTCGCTACTCGCTCTGTGCACGGAGAATTACACAGAGCTTGAGATTGCCTGATATATGTCAGTAATGCGCTTGACCCAACTCATTCAGCACCCTTGGCCGATTAAGTCTCTTTGCCTCGTCAGAACCATGGTATGGAGATAATATTCCTTTTGATCGGATTCAGCCTATGTGTGGCCATTTTCTTTTTAGTGGCTTTCATCTGGGCTATCCGTACGGATCAGTACGAGGATGAATATGGCGACTCGATCCGCTTGCTGCATGATGATACTACTCCTCCAGATAAT
It encodes:
- the ccoS gene encoding cbb3-type cytochrome oxidase assembly protein CcoS, translated to MEIIFLLIGFSLCVAIFFLVAFIWAIRTDQYEDEYGDSIRLLHDDTTPPDNQHTS